Proteins co-encoded in one Medicago truncatula cultivar Jemalong A17 chromosome 8, MtrunA17r5.0-ANR, whole genome shotgun sequence genomic window:
- the LOC25502277 gene encoding pectinesterase, with the protein MHNISFSKMDKLIFNSCIAYFLLFSLLFVHGKELSCNQTPYPHVCNHYIGTTTNKLSTLDSSSSFHDIVLKVTLDQAIEAHKLVSTMELNNFKDKHAKSAWEDCLELYEDTIYQLKRSINSNNLNDKLTWQSASITNHQTCQNGFIDFNLPSHLNYFPSMLSNFTKLLSNSLSISNTLTSSQSSSSSSSSTKQNGGRRLLSDGFPYWLSGSDRKLLQATPGSGIGPRADIVVAQDGSGNYKTISEGVAAAAKLSGKGRVVIHLKAGIYKENVDIKKTVKNLMIFGDGMDSTIVTGNHNAIDGSTTFRSATFGVMGDGFIAKDMTFENTAGPQKHQAVALRSGADHSVFYRCAFKGFQDTLYVYANRQFYRDCNIYGTIDFIFGNAVTVLQNCNIFVRKPMSNQQNTVTAQGRTDPNENTGIVIHNCRITASSDLKAIQNSVKTYLGRPWQKYSRTVVMKSNLDGLINSEGWAPWMGGFALSTLYYGEYMNVGGGANTDGRVKWPGFHVITNPSDAVKFSVGNFLAGDSWISGSGVPFDAGL; encoded by the exons ATGcacaatatttcattttctaagaTGGATAaactcatattcaactcttgcATTGCAtactttcttcttttctctctcttgtttgTGCATGGCAAAGAATTGTCATGCAATCAAACTCCATACCCTCATGTGTGCAACCATTATATTGGAACCACCACAAATAAACTATCAACCCtagattcttcttcttccttccatGATATTGTACTTAAGGTTACCTTGGACCAAGCCATTGAAGCACACAAACTTGTATCAACCATGGAATTAAATAATTTCAAAGACAAGCATGCCAAATCAGCATGGGAGGATTGTTTAGAGCTTTATGAGGATACAATATATCAACTCAAACGCTCAATAAACTCAAACAACCTAAATGATAAATTAACTTGGCAAAGTGCTTCCATTACCAATCATCAAACTTGCCAAAATGGTTTCATTGATTTCAACCTTCCATCTCACTTAAATTATTTCCCATCCATGTTAAGCAACTTCACTAAATTGCTTAGCAATTCTTTGTCCATTAGCAACACTCTAACTTCATCACaatcatcctcatcctcatcaTCAAGTACTAAGCAAAACGGAGGGAGAAGGTTGTTATCAGATGGATTTCCATATTGGCTTTCAGGGTCAGATAGAAAGCTTCTTCAGGCAACACCGGGGTCAGGGATAGGACCAAGAGCTGATATTGTGGTTGCACAAGATGGAAGTGGGAACTATAAGACAATATCTGAGGGTGTGGCTGCAGCTGCTAAGCTTAGTGGAAAAGGGAGAGTGGTTATTCATCTGAAAGCAGGTATTTATAAAGAGAATGTTGATATCAAGAAGACAGTGAAGAATTTAATGATATTCGGAGATGGAATGGATTCTACTATTGTTACTGGCAATCATAATGCTATAGATGGTTCTACTACTTTTCGTTCAGCTACTTTTG GTGTTATGGGAGATGGTTTCATAGCTAAGGACATGACCTTTGAGAATACAGCAGGACCCCAAAAACACCAAGCAGTGGCTCTCCGTTCCGGTGCCGATCACTCTGTTTTCTACCGTTGCGCCTTCAAAGGCTTCCAAGACACTTTATATGTTTACGCCAACCGTCAATTCTACCGTGACTGCAACATCTATGGAACAATCGATTTCATCTTCGGTAACGCCGTTACTGTCCTTCAAAACTGCAACATCTTTGTCAGAAAACCAATGAGCAACCAACAGAACACCGTAACAGCACAAGGAAGAACAGATCCAAATGAAAACACTGGAATTGTAATACATAACTGCCGTATAACCGCATCAAGTGATTTGAAAGCGATTCAGAATTCAGTTAAAACATATCTTGGTAGACCATGGCAGAAATATTCAAGAACGGTTGTTATGAAAAGTAATCTTGATGGTTTGATAAATTCAGAAGGTTGGGCTCCATGGATGGGTGGTTTTGCTTTGAGTACACTTTATTATGGCGAATATATGAATGTTGGTGGTGGTGCTAATACTGATGGAAGAGTTAAATGGCCTGGTTTTCATGTTATTACTAATCCTTCTGATGCAGTTAAATTTTCTGTTGGTAATTTTTTGGCTGGTGATTCTTGGATTTCTGGTAGTGGTGTGCCGTTTGATGCAG
- the LOC11415753 gene encoding aspartate--tRNA ligase, chloroplastic/mitochondrial, producing MSSLFLRALPLTTLRRTPSIFFLSRLSKTIPTLISRTRTRTRTLSSVSASIQQQQPLPSETETLNEPLQWVSRTHHCGELSSNDIGKTVRLCGWVALHRLHGGLTFLNLRDHTGIVQVTTLPDEFPVAHSAINNLRLEYVVAIQGIVRPRPNQSINNKIKTGFIEIAANDVQLLNSVNAKLPFLVTTTDHAKDSLKEEVRLRYRYLDLRRQQMNSNMLLRHNVVKLIRRYLEDIHGFVEIETPILSRSTPEGARDYLVPSRIQQGTFYALPQSPQLFKQMLMVAGFDKYYQVARCFRDEDLRADRQPEFTQLDMEMAFTPLEDMLSLNEELIRKVFLEIKGVELPNPFPRLTYAEAMNRYGSDRPDTRFDLELKDVSDIFSGSSFKVFSDSLECGGVIKVICVPSGAKKYSNSVLKKSGANGGIYNEAHKSGAKGLPFLKITENGDIEGISALVSSMDSATREDLLRRCSAGPSDLILFAVGHHASVNKTLDRLRVYVAHELGLIDHARHSILWITDFPMFEWNDSEQRLEALHHPFTAPNPEDMNNLASARALAYDMVYNGVEIGGGSLRIYKRDIQQKVLETVGISMEQAEAKFGYLLEALDMGAPPHGGIAFGLDRLVMLLAGANSIRDVIAFPKTTTAQCALTRSPSEVDPQQLKDLSITT from the exons ATGTCTTCTCTATTCCTTAGAGCATTACCTTTGACGACCCTTCGACGGACCCcatcaattttctttctctctagACTTTCCAAAACCATTCCAACTTTAATTTCCAGAACCAGAACCAGAACCAGAACCCTTTCTTCTGTTTCTGCTTCAATACAACAGCAACAACCACTTCCTTCTGAAACAGAAACACTCAACGAACCCCTTCAATGGGTTTCAAGAACTCATCATTGCGGCGAATTATCTTCCAACGATATCGGCAAAACAGTTCGTCTTTGTGGCTGGGTTGCACTTCACAGACTCCATGGTGGACTCACTTTTCTCAATCTTAGAGACCATACCGGCATTGTTCAGGTTACAACACTTCCAGATGAATTTCCTGTTGCACATTCTGCTATCAATAACCTTAGATTGGAGTACGTGGTTGCCATTCAAGGCATTGTTAGGCCTCGTCCAAAtcaatcaatcaacaacaagaTCAAAACCGGCTTCATCGAGATTGCTGCTAATGATGTTCAACTTTTAAATTCTGTCAATGCAAAGTTACCATTCTTAGTTACTACAACTGATCATGCCAAAGATTCTCTTAAAGAGGAAGTCCGTTTGAG GTATCGATATCTTGATCTAAGGAGGCAACAAATGAATTCTAACATGTTGCTGCGGCATAATGTGGTTAAACTCATACGAAGATATCTAGAAGACATACATGGTTTTGTGGAG ATTGAAACTCCAATACTGTCAAGATCCACACCAGAAGGTGCCCGGGATTATTTAGTTCCATCAAGAATCCAG CAAGGAACATTCTATGCCTTGCCACAAAGCCCTCAGCTATTtaagcaaatgctaatggtagCTGGTTTTGATAAATATTATCAAGTAGCAAG ATGTTTTCGGGATGAAGATCTAAGAGCTGATAGACAACCTGAGTTCACACAACTAGATATGGAGATGGCTTTTACTCCTTTAGAGGATATGTTGTCTCTTAATGAAGAGTTGATCAGAAAG GTTTTTCTTGAAATTAAGGGCGTGGAATTACCAAACCCTTTCCCCAGGCTTACATATGCTGAAGCAATGAATAGATATGGTTCGGACCGTCCAGATACCAGATTTGATCTAGAATTAAAAGAT GTATCTGACATTTTCTCAGGGTCTTCCTTCAAGGTTTTCTCTGATTCCTTGGAGTGTGGTGGTGTTATTAAAGTAATTTGTGTACCTTCTGGTGCAAAAAAGTACTCAAATTCAGTTCTTAAGAAATCTGGTGCAAATGGTGGTATTTACAATGAAGCACACAAATCTGGTGCAAAGGGTTTACCTTTTCTCAAGATCACGGAGAATG GGGATATTGAGGGAATTTCTGCTTTAGTATCAAGTATGGATTCTGCAACTAGAGAGGATTTATTAAGGCGATGCTCTGCAGGACCAAGTGATCTGATTTTATTTGCTGTTGGTCATCATGCATCTGTAAATAAAACTCTAGATCGTCTTAGAGTTTATGTGGCTCATGAATTAGGTTTGATTGACCAT gCCAGACATTCAATTTTGTGGATTACCGACTTTCCAATGTTTGAGTGGAATGATTCGGAGCAGAGGCTTGAG GCTCTTCATCATCCTTTCACTGCACCAAATCCTGAAGACATGAACAACCTTGCATCGGCTCGTGCATTGGCTTATGACATGGTTTACAATGGGGTGGAG ATTGGCGGGGGGAGTTTGAGAATTTATAAACGCGACATACAACAAAAGGTTTTGGAGACTGTAGGCATCTCAATGGAGCAG gCTGAAGCTAAGTTTGGATATCTTCTTGAAGCTCTCGACATGGGGGCTCCACCACATG GAGGCATAGCTTTTGGTCTGGACAGATTGGTTATGTTGCTAGCTGGGGCTAATTCAATCAGGGATGTCATTGCTTTCCCAAAAACAACAACTGCACAGTGTGCCCTCACGAGATCACCTTCTGAGGTGGATCCCCAACAGCTGAAAGATCTTTCAATCACTACATAG